The following coding sequences are from one Capsicum annuum cultivar UCD-10X-F1 chromosome 3, UCD10Xv1.1, whole genome shotgun sequence window:
- the LOC107862736 gene encoding kunitz trypsin inhibitor 5: MKINQFFLPFLILAISSNSFLSSAAESPPAVVDIAGKILRMGVDYYILPVVRGRGGGLTLDSIGDKTCPLDAVVQEQNEINQGLPLTFTPFNAKKSVIRESTDLNIIFSANSICVQTTLWKLGDYDEKTGKYFITIGGNEGNPGRETLSNWFKIEKFERDYKLIYCPTVCKFCKVICKDVGIFIQDGVRRLALSDVPFKVMFKKA, translated from the coding sequence ATGAAGATCAACCAATTTTTCCTTCCCTTCCTCATCCTTGCTATCTCTTCTAACTCTTTCCTCTCTTCAGCAGCCGAATCCCCTCCGGCAGTAGTCGACATTGCCGGAAAGATACTCCGGATGGGCGTCGACTACTACATTTTGCCAGTGGTACGTGGCAGAGGTGGTGGACTCACCCTAGACAGTATTGGCGATAAAACTTGTCCACTTGATGCTGTTGTCCAAGAACAAAATGAAATCAACCAAGGCCTCCCGTTGACCTTTACACCCTTTAATGCAAAGAAAAGCGTGATTCGCGAATCGACTGATTTAAACATCATATTCTCAGCAAATTCCATCTGTGTTCAGACAACCCTGTGGAAGCTTGGTGACTACGATGAAAAGACCGGGAAATACTTCATTACAATAGGTGGAAATGAAGGAAATCCCGGCAGGGAAACTCTAAGTAATTGGTTCAAGATCGAGAAATTCGAACGCGATTATAAGCTGATATACTGTCCTACAGTATGCAAATTCTGCAAGGTCATTTGCAAAGATGTTGGCATATTCATTCAGGATGGAGTTAGACGTTTGGCTTTGAGTGATGTCCCATTCAAGGTCATGTTTAAGAAGGCTTAA
- the LOC107862735 gene encoding pentatricopeptide repeat-containing protein At2g22410, mitochondrial, producing MIQKSEKLVVRAATLKRLLDKCISHEYLIKQIHAQSITCNLFTQSHQSFACKLLNVYTKLNKPFYAHKVFDQIAQPDIVSWTCLLSLHLQLQEPTKAFSLFARLFSTPMKPDSHSIVAALSACARTQDLISGKTVHAMAYRFLDRAAPIVGNALIDMYSRTERILLAIRVFDSMDVTDVATWTSLLNGFVVAREIESAWKLFEEMDCRNAISWTVMIVGCVRGKEPVGALELFKRMRKEGVDSPTSVTIVAVLSGCADIGALDFGRSIHGYVNKVAGFAMDVGANNALIDMYAKSGNLDFAMTIFKGMIKKDAFSWTSIVLGLALHSRGRNALEVFDEMLESGVTANEVTYLSVLSACSHAGLVNEGRELFNRLKNDTSCATKIEHYGCMVDLLGRAGHLDEAVRLIHHMPMKPDAVIWRSLLSASVANRNLELAEMAAGKALELEPHDDGVYVLLWNLYNSGNKLEEASRTVKMMRDQKIKKKPGCSWIEINGILHEYVAETSRQHVYDGIYRVLDTILKQSNLDLVTNPKEM from the coding sequence ATGATCCAAAAAAGTGAGAAACTGGTAGTAAGAGCTGCTACTTTGAAACGTTTACTTGACAAATGTATAAGCCATGAATATTTAATCAAGCAAATTCATGCACAATCCATCACATGTAATCTCTTTACCCAATCTCACCAATCATTTGCTTGCAAATTGCTCAACGTATATACAAAACTGAACAAACCATTCTATGCCCACAAGGTGTTCGATCAAATTGCCCAACCAGATATTGTCTCCTGGACTTGTCTTTTATCTCTGCATTTGCAATTACAAGAACCCACTAAAGCTTTCTCGCTGTTCGCCCGCTTGTTTTCGACTCCGATGAAGCCCGATTCGCATTCTATTGTTGCAGCTCTTTCAGCTTGTGCTAGAACTCAGGACCTGATTAGTGGAAAAACAGTGCACGCGATGGCGTATAGATTTCTTGATCGAGCTGCACCGATTGTGGGTAATGCTCTGATTGATATGTATAGTCGAACGGAGAGAATTTTGTTGGCTATACGTGTGTTTGATAGTATGGATGTTACGGATGTTGCTACTTGGACTAGTTTGCTCAATGGGTTTGTTGTAGCCAGGGAAATAGAGTCAGCTTGGAAGTTGTTTGAGGAAATGGATTGTAGGAATGCCATTTCATGGACGGTGATGATTGTGGGATGTGTACGTGGTAAAGAACCGGTTGGGGCGTTGGAGTTGTTTAAAAGAATGAGGAAGGAAGGCGTTGATAGCCCGACCTCAGTTACCATTGTCGCGGTGTTATCTGGTTGTGCTGATATTGGAGCTTTAGATTTTGGGAGGTCTATTCATGGATATGTGAATAAAGTAGCTGGTTTTGCTATGGATGTTGGTGCAAATAACGCGCTGATTGATATGTACGCGAAAAGTGGGAATCTTGATTTTGCTATGACGATTTTTAAGGGAATGATAAAGAAGGATGCTTTCTCGTGGACTAGTATAGTTTTAGGTTTGGCACTTCACAGTAGAGGAAGAAATGCCCTCGAGGTTTTCGATGAGATGTTGGAATCTGGGGTGACTGCAAATGAGGTAACTTATCTCTCAGTTCTATCTGCTTGTAGCCACGCTGGATTAGTTAACGAGGGGAGGGAATTATTCAACAGGCTGAAGAATGACACTAGTTGCGCGACTAAGATAGAGCATTACGGATGTATGGTGGACCTCCTTGGTCGTGCAGGTCATTTAGATGAAGCAGTGCGATTGATTCACCATATGCCTATGAAACCAGATGCTGTCATATGGAGGTCACTTCTGAGTGCCTCTGTCGCGAATAGAAATCTGGAATTAGCTGAAATGGCTGCCGGGAAAGCACTTGAACTAGAACCTCATGATGACGGGGTGTATGTATTACTTTGGAATTTGTATAACTCTGGTAATAAGTTGGAAGAGGCCTCCAGGACAGTGAAGATGATGAGAgatcaaaaaatcaagaaaaaacctGGTTGTAGTTGGATTGAAATTAATGGAATTCTTCATGAATACGTGGCCGAAACATCCAGACAACATGTCTATGATGGGATTTACAGGGTATTAGATACAATTCTAAAGCAATCAAATTTGGACCTCGTTACTAATCCTAAAGAAATGTAA